A genomic segment from Bacillus cereus G9842 encodes:
- a CDS encoding MFS transporter, translating into MNVTTDVQQTTEETKAKRYKTLFGSALGYAAEGLDMLLLSFVLVYILKEFHLSPVEGGNLTLATTIGMLIGSYLFGFIADLFGRIRTMAFTILLFSLATALIYFATDYWQLLILRFLVGVGVGGEFGIGMAIVTETWSKEMRAKATSVVALGWQFGVLIASLLPAFIVPHFGWRAVFLFGLIPALLAVYVRKSLSEPKIWEQKQRYKKELLQKEATGKLTTTEAEQLKHIKKFPLRKLFANKKVTITTIGLIIMSFIQNFGYYGIFTWMPTILANKYNYTLAKASGWMFISTIGMLIGIAIFGILADKIGRRKTFAIYYIGGTVYCLIYFFLFTDSTLLLWGSALLGFFANGMMGGFGAILAENYPAEARSTAENFIFGTGRGLAGFGPVIIGLLATGGNLLGALSLIFIIYPIGLITMLICVPETKGKVLD; encoded by the coding sequence ATGAACGTCACTACTGATGTACAACAAACAACAGAGGAGACGAAAGCGAAAAGGTATAAAACATTATTTGGTTCTGCGCTAGGATATGCAGCAGAAGGTTTAGATATGTTGCTATTATCTTTCGTACTTGTCTATATTTTAAAAGAGTTTCACTTAAGTCCTGTTGAAGGTGGAAACTTAACATTAGCTACCACAATAGGGATGTTAATTGGTTCTTATTTATTTGGATTTATTGCTGATTTATTTGGCCGTATTCGTACAATGGCCTTCACAATCTTACTGTTTTCACTAGCAACCGCACTCATTTATTTCGCAACAGACTACTGGCAATTATTAATTCTTCGCTTTTTAGTTGGAGTGGGAGTTGGTGGTGAATTCGGAATCGGAATGGCCATTGTAACAGAAACATGGTCTAAAGAAATGCGCGCTAAAGCGACATCTGTTGTTGCACTTGGATGGCAATTTGGTGTACTGATTGCTTCACTCCTTCCAGCATTTATTGTCCCACACTTTGGATGGAGAGCCGTTTTCTTATTTGGATTAATTCCAGCTTTACTAGCTGTCTATGTCCGTAAAAGTTTAAGTGAACCGAAAATATGGGAGCAAAAACAACGCTACAAAAAGGAACTATTGCAAAAAGAAGCTACAGGTAAATTAACAACTACTGAAGCAGAACAACTAAAACATATAAAAAAATTCCCACTTCGAAAATTATTTGCCAATAAAAAAGTAACAATCACAACAATCGGTCTTATTATTATGTCGTTTATCCAGAACTTCGGATATTACGGCATCTTCACATGGATGCCAACTATTTTAGCAAATAAATATAACTATACATTAGCAAAAGCGAGTGGCTGGATGTTCATTTCTACCATCGGTATGCTAATTGGAATTGCAATCTTTGGTATTCTGGCTGATAAAATTGGTCGTCGTAAAACTTTTGCAATTTATTATATTGGTGGTACAGTATACTGTCTCATTTACTTCTTCTTATTCACAGATTCAACATTATTATTATGGGGAAGTGCATTGCTTGGATTCTTTGCAAATGGAATGATGGGAGGGTTTGGGGCAATTTTAGCTGAAAACTACCCTGCTGAAGCTCGCTCTACCGCAGAAAACTTTATTTTCGGTACAGGACGTGGGTTAGCTGGATTTGGGCCTGTTATTATCGGCTTACTCGCTACAGGCGGCAACCTGCTTGGAGCATTGTCCTTGATTTTTATCATCTATCCAATCGGGTTAATTACAATGCTAATATGTGTACCAGAAACAAAGGGAAAAGTATTAGATTAA
- the sodA gene encoding superoxide dismutase [Mn], translating into MSSFQLPKLSYDYDELEPHIDSNTLSIHHGKHHATYVNNLNATLENYTELHNKSLEELLCNLDALPKEIVTAVRNNGGGHYCHSLFWEVMSPRGGGEPNGDVAKVIDYYFNTFDNLKDQLSKAAISRFGSGYGWLVLDGEELSVMSTPNQDTPLQEGKIPLLVIDVWEHAYYLKYQNRRPEFVTNWWHTVNWDQVNEKYLQAIQSQKH; encoded by the coding sequence ATGTCTTCATTTCAATTGCCAAAGCTTTCATATGACTATGATGAACTAGAGCCACATATCGATAGCAATACACTTTCCATTCATCATGGAAAGCACCATGCGACATACGTAAACAATTTAAATGCTACTTTAGAAAATTATACTGAATTACATAATAAATCTTTAGAAGAATTGCTATGTAATTTAGATGCTTTACCGAAGGAAATTGTTACAGCTGTACGAAATAACGGTGGTGGTCACTATTGTCATAGTCTTTTTTGGGAAGTGATGAGCCCACGAGGTGGCGGTGAGCCTAATGGAGACGTTGCAAAAGTAATTGATTATTATTTCAATACCTTTGACAACTTAAAAGATCAACTTTCCAAAGCAGCTATTAGTCGTTTTGGAAGTGGCTATGGATGGCTTGTTCTTGACGGTGAGGAACTCTCTGTTATGAGTACACCAAATCAAGATACGCCTTTGCAAGAAGGAAAAATCCCCTTACTCGTAATTGATGTATGGGAACATGCTTATTATTTAAAGTATCAAAATCGGCGCCCCGAGTTTGTTACCAACTGGTGGCATACAGTAAACTGGGACCAAGTAAACGAGAAGTATTTACAAGCAATTCAATCGCAAAAACATTAG
- a CDS encoding NAD-dependent epimerase/dehydratase family protein — translation MGMMKLKKVLVLGGTRFFGKHLVEYLLQAGHDVTIATRGVTEDSFGNAVKRIIVDREDGKLLEERLEGKSYDIVYDNLCYSSNAAKMVCEVLKGKTKKYIMTSSMAVYEPALSLLEEDFNPYEYAITYGDRNDFNYSEGKRLAEAVLFQYATFPVVAVRFPVVIGENDYTKRLQFYVECVVNQNPIVVDHVDGNLSFIHEKEAGEFLAWCGMENVKGPINACSNGAVSTEEIIHFIEEKTGIKALIQEAGENIAPYNEVTNCTLHNGKAREFGFLFRELKIEIKNVLKHYINTMK, via the coding sequence ATGGGGATGATGAAATTGAAGAAAGTGTTGGTGCTAGGAGGAACAAGATTTTTTGGTAAACATTTAGTAGAGTACCTTTTGCAAGCTGGACACGATGTAACAATTGCCACGAGGGGAGTTACTGAAGATTCTTTTGGTAACGCAGTAAAAAGAATAATTGTCGATAGAGAAGATGGAAAACTACTAGAAGAGCGTCTAGAAGGAAAAAGTTATGATATTGTATACGATAATTTATGCTATAGTTCAAATGCAGCGAAAATGGTATGTGAAGTTTTGAAAGGAAAAACGAAGAAGTATATTATGACATCTTCAATGGCTGTCTATGAACCTGCATTAAGCTTGTTAGAAGAGGACTTTAATCCATACGAATATGCAATTACATATGGAGATAGGAATGATTTTAATTATAGTGAAGGAAAGCGATTAGCCGAAGCGGTTTTATTTCAATATGCAACATTCCCAGTCGTTGCAGTGCGTTTTCCAGTTGTTATTGGAGAAAATGATTATACGAAAAGGTTACAATTTTACGTTGAATGTGTTGTGAACCAAAACCCTATCGTTGTGGATCATGTAGATGGAAATTTGTCATTTATACATGAAAAAGAGGCAGGAGAGTTTCTAGCTTGGTGCGGAATGGAAAATGTGAAAGGACCAATTAACGCCTGTAGTAACGGGGCAGTTTCTACGGAAGAAATTATTCATTTCATAGAAGAGAAGACGGGAATAAAAGCACTTATCCAGGAAGCTGGGGAAAATATAGCTCCTTATAATGAGGTAACTAACTGTACGTTACATAATGGAAAGGCTCGTGAATTTGGATTTTTGTTCCGAGAGCTGAAAATAGAAATAAAAAATGTTTTAAAACATTATATAAATACAATGAAGTAA
- a CDS encoding BCCT family transporter, whose translation MRMKSRKTDWPVFIISGGSLLLFVIAVFLNKDYVESAINNSFAFSIKYFGAFWQVLLLGTFIVAMCMAFSKYGRVKLGGLEKPEISTAKWLAIIMSTLLAGGGVFWAAAEPMYHLMTVPPIHDGISAGTKEAVMPALAQSYMHWGFLAWTILGTISAVVMMYGHYHKGMPLKPRTLLYPIFGEKLRKSLLGTIIDAAAIIAVAAGTIGPIGFLGLQASYGLQELFGISDVFTTQLAIIVCVVAVSTISAVTGIDKGIQIISNLNVRLAILLMAFILLFGPGGFIIDSFVSSFGFYVSEFIPMSTYRGDTSWLGSWTIFFWGWFIGYGPMMAILVSRISRGRTIREIIVAIGIIAPIITTFWFTILGGSGVFYELMNPGSISDALSESGMPAAMIAITGQLPLSNIIGPAFLLLTILFVVTTGDSMAYSISMAVTGDGDPRISLRIFWSLIMGAVAAILLYMGEGSINALQSFIVVTAVPVSILLFPMLWLAPKVAGELALKQGIVKEEDKTAFLFQKASKSK comes from the coding sequence ATGAGGATGAAGAGTCGAAAAACTGATTGGCCTGTATTTATTATTAGCGGTGGTTCACTTTTATTATTTGTAATTGCAGTTTTTTTGAACAAGGATTATGTAGAGAGTGCGATTAATAACAGTTTCGCTTTTTCAATTAAATATTTTGGTGCCTTCTGGCAAGTTTTATTATTAGGTACATTTATTGTTGCGATGTGTATGGCGTTCTCCAAATATGGGAGAGTTAAACTTGGGGGATTAGAAAAACCTGAGATTAGTACGGCAAAATGGCTTGCTATTATTATGTCTACATTACTTGCCGGAGGTGGCGTTTTTTGGGCAGCAGCAGAGCCAATGTACCATTTGATGACGGTGCCACCAATACATGATGGTATATCTGCTGGAACGAAAGAAGCAGTCATGCCTGCTTTAGCACAAAGTTATATGCATTGGGGATTTTTAGCATGGACGATTTTAGGTACAATTAGTGCGGTAGTTATGATGTATGGACATTATCATAAAGGTATGCCGCTAAAACCTCGAACGCTTTTATATCCTATTTTTGGGGAAAAATTAAGAAAGAGCCTGCTTGGAACGATAATTGATGCAGCTGCAATTATTGCAGTAGCTGCAGGTACAATTGGCCCCATTGGATTTTTAGGTTTACAAGCAAGTTATGGATTACAAGAATTATTTGGAATTTCTGATGTGTTTACTACTCAATTGGCAATTATTGTTTGTGTAGTGGCCGTGTCTACCATATCGGCAGTAACAGGTATTGATAAAGGGATTCAAATTATAAGTAATTTAAATGTTAGATTAGCAATTTTGTTAATGGCATTCATATTACTATTTGGGCCAGGTGGATTTATTATTGATTCGTTTGTTTCTTCGTTTGGATTTTATGTAAGTGAGTTTATACCGATGAGCACATACCGTGGTGATACAAGTTGGTTAGGATCTTGGACAATCTTTTTCTGGGGATGGTTTATTGGATACGGACCAATGATGGCAATTTTAGTGAGTCGAATTTCAAGAGGGAGAACGATTCGAGAAATCATCGTTGCAATTGGAATTATCGCACCTATTATTACAACGTTTTGGTTTACTATATTAGGTGGATCAGGTGTGTTTTATGAGTTAATGAATCCTGGTTCTATCTCGGACGCATTAAGTGAATCTGGTATGCCGGCAGCTATGATTGCAATTACAGGGCAATTGCCACTTTCTAATATTATTGGACCAGCATTTCTTTTATTAACAATTTTATTTGTAGTGACAACAGGAGATTCAATGGCGTATTCCATTTCAATGGCAGTGACTGGAGACGGAGATCCTAGAATTAGTTTGCGAATTTTTTGGTCGCTTATTATGGGAGCAGTTGCAGCAATTCTTTTATATATGGGTGAAGGAAGTATTAATGCGCTACAATCGTTTATCGTAGTGACGGCAGTTCCGGTATCAATTTTATTATTCCCAATGCTATGGTTAGCGCCTAAAGTTGCGGGAGAATTAGCATTAAAACAAGGTATTGTAAAAGAAGAAGATAAAACTGCATTCTTATTTCAGAAGGCTAGTAAATCAAAATAA
- a CDS encoding nitric oxide synthase oxygenase: MSETKQLIEEASNFITICYKELHKEQLIEERIKEIQIEVEKTGTYEHTFEELVHGSRMAWRNSNRCIGRLFWSKMHILDAREVNDEEGVYNALIHHIKYATNDGKVKPTITIFKQYQGEENNIRIYNHQLIRYAGYKTEMGVIGDSHSATFTDFCQELGWQGEGTNFDVLPLVFSINGKAPTYKEIPRKEVKEVPIEHPEYPISSLGAKWYGVPMISDMCLEIGGISYTAAPFNGWYMGTEIGARNLADHDRYNLLPAVAEMMDLDTSRNGTLWKDKALIELNIAVLHSFKKQGVSIVDHHTAAQQFQQFEKQEAACGRVVTGNWVWLIPPLSPATTHIYHKPYPNEILKPNFFHK, encoded by the coding sequence ATGAGTGAAACGAAACAATTAATAGAGGAAGCAAGTAATTTTATTACGATTTGTTATAAAGAGCTTCATAAAGAACAATTGATAGAAGAACGTATAAAAGAAATTCAAATTGAGGTAGAGAAGACAGGGACATATGAGCATACATTTGAAGAACTTGTTCATGGTTCACGAATGGCATGGCGTAACAGTAATAGATGTATTGGAAGACTATTTTGGAGTAAGATGCACATATTAGATGCGCGCGAAGTAAATGATGAAGAGGGTGTATATAATGCATTAATTCATCATATTAAATATGCAACGAACGACGGGAAAGTTAAACCAACCATTACGATTTTTAAGCAATATCAAGGTGAGGAAAATAATATACGAATTTATAATCACCAATTGATTCGATATGCAGGATATAAAACAGAAATGGGAGTGATCGGTGACTCTCATTCCGCTACATTTACGGACTTTTGTCAGGAGCTTGGCTGGCAAGGAGAAGGTACGAATTTCGATGTATTGCCACTTGTGTTTTCTATAAACGGGAAGGCGCCTACATATAAAGAAATTCCGAGGAAAGAAGTAAAAGAAGTGCCAATTGAACACCCAGAATACCCTATTTCATCACTTGGAGCAAAATGGTATGGGGTTCCAATGATCTCGGATATGTGCTTAGAAATTGGCGGTATTTCTTATACAGCTGCTCCGTTCAATGGATGGTATATGGGAACAGAAATTGGGGCGCGCAACTTAGCGGATCATGATCGTTATAATTTACTTCCGGCTGTTGCGGAGATGATGGATTTAGATACATCGAGAAACGGTACGTTATGGAAGGATAAGGCGCTAATTGAGTTGAATATTGCCGTACTACACTCTTTTAAAAAACAAGGAGTTAGTATTGTTGATCATCATACTGCTGCACAACAATTTCAGCAATTTGAGAAGCAAGAAGCTGCTTGTGGTCGTGTTGTAACAGGTAATTGGGTGTGGCTTATTCCACCATTATCTCCAGCTACCACTCATATTTATCACAAACCGTATCCGAATGAAATTTTGAAGCCAAATTTCTTTCATAAATAA
- a CDS encoding LytR/AlgR family response regulator transcription factor, with the protein MLKVLVVDDEMLARDELKYLLERTKEVEIVGEADCVEDALEELMQCRPDIVFLDIQLSDDNGFEIANILKKMKNPPAIVFATAYDQYALQAFEVDALDYILKPFDEERIVQTLKKYKKQKQAQIETKHEIKGTDVTAEMHKLALPIEESIVLVNIEDIIYVGLVDGKVTVKTMRETYVTHDTLVILEKKLPQANFMRVHRSFIANINHITEIQPWFNSTYNLIMKEGSKVPVSRTYAKELKKLLRI; encoded by the coding sequence GTGTTAAAAGTATTAGTAGTTGACGATGAAATGTTAGCACGTGATGAACTAAAGTATTTATTAGAGAGAACGAAAGAAGTTGAGATAGTTGGTGAGGCTGATTGTGTGGAAGACGCATTAGAAGAACTAATGCAATGTAGACCAGATATTGTATTTTTAGATATTCAATTATCCGATGATAACGGATTTGAAATCGCGAATATATTAAAGAAGATGAAAAATCCACCTGCAATTGTATTTGCTACTGCCTATGATCAATATGCGTTGCAAGCATTTGAAGTAGATGCGTTAGACTACATTTTAAAACCATTTGATGAAGAGCGTATTGTGCAAACATTAAAGAAGTATAAAAAACAAAAACAAGCGCAAATAGAAACGAAGCACGAAATAAAGGGGACAGATGTAACAGCAGAGATGCATAAATTAGCATTACCAATTGAAGAATCAATCGTACTTGTGAATATTGAAGATATTATATATGTAGGGCTTGTAGATGGGAAAGTAACAGTAAAAACAATGAGGGAAACATATGTAACACATGATACACTTGTAATTTTAGAGAAGAAGTTACCACAAGCAAACTTCATGCGCGTCCATCGTAGCTTTATTGCAAATATTAATCATATTACTGAAATTCAGCCATGGTTCAATTCTACTTATAATTTAATCATGAAAGAAGGATCGAAAGTACCTGTTAGCCGTACATATGCCAAAGAACTCAAGAAGCTGCTTCGTATTTAA
- the lytS gene encoding two-component system sensor histidine kinase LytS, with protein MLNLVLMMIERVGLIVILGFLLSHIKTFRRLLHKQDGYVDKLKLICIFSVFTIVSNYTGIEIAGNTIMNENWLQGVSSSSTIANTRIMGVGISGLLGGPIVGIGVGFIAGIHRYMLGGTTALSCAISSILAGIITGYIGYIFKKYNRTITPKFSAVLSIFIVSLEMLMILLIIEDGISVVKTIAIPMILVNSFGSFILLSMIQAILRQEENAKALQTHKVLRIADKTLPYFRQGLTEESCKHVAQIIHRFTGTDAVSLTDTEKILAHVGLASDHHIPSHSLITGLSKEVLHTGQIMKAKSREVINCQHEGCPLQAAIVIPLTSHGNTIGTLKLYFKNSNQLSRVEEELAEGLAKIFSTQLELGEAELQSKLLQDAEIKALQAQINPHFLFNAINTVSALCRTDVEKARKLLLQLSVYFRCNLQGARQLLIPLEQELNHVQAYLSLEQARFPNKYEVKMYIEDELKTTLVPPFVLQLLVENALRHAFPKKQPVCEVEVHVFEKEGMVHFEVKDNGQGIEEERLEQLGKMVVSSKKGTGTALYNINERLIGLFGKEMMLHIESELNKGTEITFIIPKKVGEEEPGVKSISS; from the coding sequence ATGCTAAATTTAGTACTCATGATGATTGAACGAGTCGGACTTATAGTTATTTTAGGATTTTTACTCTCTCATATTAAAACTTTCAGGCGCCTCCTTCATAAACAGGATGGCTATGTAGATAAGCTTAAGCTTATTTGTATTTTTTCGGTATTTACAATTGTAAGCAATTACACTGGGATTGAAATAGCGGGAAATACAATTATGAATGAAAATTGGTTACAAGGTGTTTCTTCGTCAAGTACAATTGCGAATACGCGTATTATGGGTGTTGGTATTAGCGGCTTACTTGGTGGCCCTATCGTAGGGATTGGAGTAGGGTTTATTGCTGGTATTCATCGTTATATGCTTGGTGGTACGACAGCGCTAAGTTGCGCAATCTCTTCTATTTTAGCGGGGATTATAACTGGTTATATCGGATATATTTTCAAAAAATATAACCGTACAATTACTCCTAAGTTTTCAGCAGTTTTAAGTATTTTTATCGTATCTTTAGAAATGCTTATGATTTTATTAATTATAGAGGATGGAATTAGCGTTGTGAAAACAATAGCGATACCGATGATTCTTGTAAATAGTTTTGGAAGTTTTATTTTACTTTCTATGATACAAGCTATTTTGCGTCAGGAGGAGAATGCAAAAGCACTTCAGACTCATAAAGTATTGCGTATTGCTGATAAAACGTTACCGTATTTTCGTCAAGGCTTAACAGAAGAATCGTGTAAGCATGTGGCACAAATTATTCACCGCTTTACAGGAACAGATGCGGTATCTTTAACAGATACAGAGAAAATATTAGCGCACGTTGGATTAGCATCAGATCACCATATTCCTTCACATAGTTTAATAACTGGTTTATCAAAAGAAGTTTTACATACAGGGCAAATAATGAAGGCGAAATCACGTGAGGTTATTAATTGCCAACATGAAGGCTGTCCCTTACAAGCCGCTATTGTTATTCCACTAACTTCACATGGAAATACGATAGGGACATTAAAACTGTATTTCAAAAATTCTAACCAGTTAAGTCGCGTTGAAGAAGAATTAGCAGAAGGGTTAGCAAAAATATTCTCCACGCAGTTAGAGTTAGGAGAAGCTGAGTTGCAAAGTAAATTACTTCAAGATGCGGAGATAAAAGCATTACAAGCGCAAATTAACCCGCACTTTTTATTTAATGCGATTAATACAGTATCAGCTTTATGCCGAACAGATGTAGAAAAAGCAAGGAAGTTATTATTACAGCTTAGCGTGTATTTCCGTTGTAATTTGCAAGGAGCACGTCAGTTATTGATTCCACTGGAACAAGAATTAAACCATGTACAGGCATACTTATCACTAGAACAAGCAAGGTTCCCAAATAAGTATGAGGTAAAGATGTATATTGAGGATGAGCTAAAGACAACTTTAGTACCACCATTTGTTCTTCAACTATTGGTTGAAAATGCATTGCGACATGCTTTTCCGAAGAAGCAACCAGTGTGTGAAGTGGAAGTGCATGTTTTTGAAAAAGAGGGTATGGTTCACTTTGAAGTAAAAGATAATGGACAGGGAATTGAGGAAGAACGTTTAGAACAATTAGGAAAGATGGTAGTTTCTTCAAAGAAAGGGACTGGAACAGCTTTATATAATATTAATGAACGTCTTATTGGGTTATTTGGGAAAGAAATGATGCTTCATATCGAAAGTGAATTAAATAAAGGGACGGAGATTACCTTTATTATTCCAAAAAAAGTAGGGGAGGAAGAGCCAGGTGTTAAAAGTATTAGTAGTTGA